From one Paenibacillus sp. FSL K6-1330 genomic stretch:
- a CDS encoding benzoate/H(+) symporter BenE family transporter — MNTTTSPSLRGRDLISPTIAALISVIVNYGGTFILVFQAAKVAGLSPEMTASWIWSISIGVGITGIWLSYRYREPIITAWSTPGVAFLVSALAVTPYPEAIGAYIISAVGFIVLGLSGMFERFVRLIPSGIASGLLAGILLQFGISAFGGAKVDPLLVVVLFAAYIVLRRFTSRYAIVGILAIGLIYLIVMGIADFSTIHLAIASPVFVVPEFSLHATLGVALPLFIITLTGQYMPGMLVLRNDGFKTSANPILTVTGLGSLLAAPFGSHAFNVAAITAAICTGKDAHEDSTKRYIAGIACGIFYIVVGIFGVTLAALFLILPATFIATLAGLALLGTIGGSLANALTDPKGRETALITFLATAANVTLLGVGGAFWGLVAGLAAHLLIHGKFHKKQYRSSGVQQAEPKQ, encoded by the coding sequence ATGAATACAACAACATCCCCTTCGCTGCGCGGCCGCGATTTGATATCGCCAACCATAGCCGCTTTAATATCTGTCATTGTCAACTATGGAGGCACCTTTATTCTCGTGTTTCAGGCAGCAAAAGTCGCGGGTTTAAGTCCCGAAATGACCGCTTCCTGGATTTGGTCCATCTCCATTGGAGTGGGCATAACCGGGATCTGGCTAAGTTATCGTTACCGGGAACCGATTATTACGGCTTGGTCAACACCAGGCGTGGCTTTTCTCGTTTCGGCCTTAGCGGTAACCCCTTATCCGGAAGCCATTGGAGCTTACATAATCTCTGCCGTAGGATTTATTGTTTTAGGATTATCGGGCATGTTCGAACGATTTGTCCGGCTTATTCCTTCAGGTATTGCTTCTGGACTACTAGCAGGCATTTTACTGCAGTTTGGCATTTCAGCTTTTGGGGGAGCGAAAGTTGATCCATTGCTTGTCGTTGTCCTGTTTGCCGCTTATATCGTGTTAAGACGGTTTACATCCCGCTATGCGATTGTTGGCATACTGGCCATCGGACTGATTTATTTGATTGTTATGGGAATAGCGGATTTCAGCACGATCCACTTGGCGATTGCATCACCGGTATTTGTCGTTCCGGAGTTTTCACTACATGCTACATTAGGTGTTGCATTGCCGCTGTTTATTATTACTTTGACAGGACAATACATGCCTGGAATGCTCGTTTTGCGGAATGACGGGTTTAAGACGAGCGCAAATCCGATTTTGACCGTAACGGGTCTGGGTTCACTTCTTGCAGCACCTTTTGGCTCGCATGCTTTTAATGTAGCAGCCATTACGGCAGCGATTTGCACAGGGAAAGATGCGCATGAGGATTCCACAAAACGCTATATTGCAGGCATTGCATGTGGCATTTTCTATATTGTTGTCGGCATTTTTGGCGTGACGTTGGCTGCTCTGTTTTTGATTCTGCCGGCTACCTTTATCGCGACATTAGCGGGATTGGCATTGCTTGGCACCATTGGTGGTAGTCTTGCCAATGCTTTAACGGATCCCAAGGGACGGGAGACTGCATTGATTACGTTCTTAGCGACAGCCGCGAATGTCACTCTACTTGGCGTCGGTGGCGCATTTTGGGGACTTGTTGCGGGTTTGGCAGCACATCTATTGATTCATGGGAAATTTCATAAAAAGCAATACAGATCAAGCGGAGTACAGCAAGCGGAACCAAAACAATAG
- a CDS encoding YggS family pyridoxal phosphate-dependent enzyme, with amino-acid sequence MEHFVEENLKTVKQQMELACQASGRQIEDVKLLLATKTVPLEKLQMAIQAGETLFGENKAQELRGKFPLMQQFNQVEWHFIGHLQTNKVKDVVKYVTLIHSVDRLKLGQALHHQLVKENKTMDVLVQINTSYEESKFGAPPEMAVELVEQLSQFETLNVKGLMTIGKLNATNDETRHCFRLLKCIQTQIREKNFPRVQMDILSMGMSGDYKVAIEEGATIIRVGTSVFGQRYLPDSYYWNEHAQQDD; translated from the coding sequence ATGGAGCATTTCGTTGAAGAGAATCTCAAAACCGTGAAGCAGCAGATGGAATTGGCATGCCAAGCATCGGGTCGCCAGATAGAGGACGTGAAATTGTTGTTGGCAACCAAAACCGTACCGCTTGAAAAATTGCAAATGGCTATACAAGCGGGGGAGACTCTATTCGGGGAAAACAAAGCACAAGAACTACGGGGCAAATTTCCGCTTATGCAGCAGTTCAATCAGGTAGAGTGGCATTTTATCGGACATTTGCAAACGAATAAAGTGAAGGACGTTGTCAAATATGTTACGCTCATTCATTCTGTGGACCGTTTGAAACTGGGGCAGGCCCTTCACCATCAGCTCGTTAAAGAGAACAAAACCATGGATGTTTTGGTGCAAATCAACACGTCCTATGAAGAAAGTAAATTTGGTGCTCCTCCGGAAATGGCAGTGGAGTTGGTAGAACAGTTGTCCCAGTTCGAAACGTTAAACGTGAAAGGCTTAATGACGATTGGCAAACTGAATGCAACCAACGATGAGACCCGGCATTGCTTCCGGTTACTAAAATGTATTCAAACACAAATCAGAGAGAAAAATTTCCCTCGTGTGCAAATGGATATCCTCTCGATGGGCATGTCCGGTGATTATAAGGTGGCCATCGAGGAGGGAGCTACCATCATCCGTGTAGGGACAAGCGTATTCGGCCAGCGTTACTTGCCGGACAGCTATTACTGGAACGAACACGCGCAACAGGACGATTAG
- a CDS encoding DUF4179 domain-containing protein, with amino-acid sequence MNYHDPVDRELKQLLKSKTQDLVIPDTVQLAVDNTLSSLSKQNMKKQYPLKRWRWAAAVIALIFVLGTVSIFTVPTFAEMLRSLFAKDNSDIGLLRAQELGLVHDPHIKVKDEGYTLVIDEAVADPTRVTIALQLFDRKGKHDRNKLALIDPNKITIKDDKGNEVGSMYDMGYTSDFYYMVAFFSEPLQTDKITIEGNIGTLGQRNEPSIEGNWNFIFDMDMKEANKQTKIEELSGSYTTPNGMTITLKRLTRMVQGVRFELETELDDEAMGRSPGDLWEKQMLSYHFETIEGEEIHSMNPRKMGYMNSLMTSDHRVIGNGKMRWSYTFKYLPEHEPYRFVLDGYSVAEKDGSRVSFKPSQLTEPKAFKILNDRVELVGTSLEESQSGDGISEMAVSFYGEMENEIRHEEWKAYDSAGKQYEVTMRGASSFVNTLTDHWREGFISMGDRNTQQPYEFRIPGLDQIPEELILVREVVDKRYKDPEWSVFIKQ; translated from the coding sequence ATGAATTATCATGATCCGGTCGACCGCGAGCTTAAACAATTGTTAAAGTCCAAAACACAAGACTTGGTCATTCCTGATACAGTACAGCTTGCTGTGGATAACACGCTTTCCTCACTTTCTAAGCAGAATATGAAAAAGCAATATCCCCTTAAACGATGGAGATGGGCAGCAGCAGTTATAGCCCTCATTTTCGTCCTAGGTACGGTTTCAATCTTTACAGTGCCGACATTTGCCGAAATGCTCAGGTCTTTATTTGCCAAGGACAACTCGGATATCGGACTCCTGCGAGCCCAAGAATTGGGACTGGTGCATGATCCCCATATTAAAGTGAAGGACGAAGGTTACACGCTGGTCATTGATGAAGCTGTTGCGGATCCAACCCGAGTGACGATTGCTCTTCAACTTTTTGATAGAAAAGGGAAGCATGATCGCAACAAGCTTGCCCTTATTGATCCGAACAAGATTACGATCAAAGATGACAAAGGAAACGAAGTAGGCAGCATGTACGATATGGGGTACACGAGCGATTTTTATTATATGGTTGCTTTCTTTAGTGAGCCGCTGCAAACAGACAAGATTACGATAGAAGGGAATATTGGGACGCTTGGACAAAGGAACGAACCATCAATAGAAGGAAATTGGAACTTTATCTTTGACATGGATATGAAAGAAGCAAACAAGCAGACCAAAATAGAGGAATTGTCTGGCAGCTACACAACGCCGAACGGCATGACGATCACATTAAAAAGGCTGACGAGAATGGTACAAGGAGTACGGTTCGAACTGGAGACCGAGCTTGATGATGAAGCAATGGGAAGATCCCCCGGTGATTTATGGGAAAAGCAGATGCTAAGCTATCATTTCGAAACCATAGAAGGAGAAGAGATTCATTCGATGAATCCGAGAAAAATGGGGTACATGAACAGCCTGATGACATCTGATCATAGAGTGATAGGAAACGGAAAAATGCGTTGGAGTTATACGTTCAAGTACCTGCCTGAGCATGAACCGTACCGTTTTGTCCTGGATGGATACTCGGTCGCGGAAAAGGACGGAAGCAGGGTTTCCTTTAAACCGTCGCAGCTGACCGAGCCCAAAGCCTTTAAAATATTGAATGATAGAGTGGAGTTGGTTGGGACTTCGCTTGAGGAATCGCAAAGCGGCGACGGAATCTCTGAAATGGCTGTCTCATTCTACGGGGAAATGGAAAATGAAATAAGACACGAGGAATGGAAAGCCTATGATTCAGCAGGCAAGCAGTATGAGGTAACTATGAGGGGAGCATCATCATTCGTAAATACTCTGACTGATCATTGGAGAGAGGGATTTATCAGCATGGGGGATCGTAACACACAGCAGCCTTATGAATTCCGGATTCCGGGTTTAGATCAGATTCCGGAGGAACTTATACTGGTAAGGGAAGTGGTGGATAAACGATACAAAGACCCTGAATGGTCCGTATTCATAAAACAGTAG
- a CDS encoding helix-turn-helix transcriptional regulator yields MAIIINIDVMLAKRKMSVTELSERVGITMANLSILKNGKAKAIRLSTLEAICKALECQPGDILEYKSDENT; encoded by the coding sequence ATGGCGATTATAATCAATATTGATGTCATGCTGGCTAAGCGAAAAATGAGCGTAACCGAACTTTCGGAGAGGGTTGGAATAACAATGGCTAACCTTTCTATATTGAAAAATGGAAAGGCCAAAGCCATTAGGCTTTCAACTTTAGAAGCCATTTGCAAAGCGCTGGAATGCCAACCTGGAGATATTTTAGAATACAAAAGTGACGAGAACACGTAA
- a CDS encoding sigma-70 family RNA polymerase sigma factor: MDLPEKAELARQGDKEAFMYLIKAVQQSLFVIARSIVKNDEDCADAMQETIAKAFSNVHTLKKPAYFKTWIIRILINECNRIIKKKKQVHPVPYDMRKTSYKGDYEQIELFEVIDKLDEQLQTIVTLFYIEDLSVKEISKVLEVSEGTVKSRLFRARQQLSELVLGEGEAKYELS, encoded by the coding sequence GTGGATTTACCAGAGAAAGCAGAGCTAGCAAGACAAGGGGATAAGGAAGCTTTCATGTACTTAATAAAAGCTGTTCAACAAAGCCTATTTGTTATAGCAAGATCCATCGTTAAAAACGACGAAGATTGTGCAGATGCGATGCAGGAGACGATTGCTAAAGCTTTTTCTAATGTACATACACTGAAAAAGCCGGCTTATTTTAAAACATGGATTATTCGAATTTTGATCAACGAGTGTAATCGGATTATTAAGAAAAAGAAACAAGTACACCCTGTCCCTTATGATATGAGAAAGACATCATATAAGGGTGATTATGAACAAATCGAGCTGTTTGAGGTGATTGACAAACTGGATGAACAGCTTCAAACCATCGTGACGCTTTTTTATATCGAGGATTTATCGGTCAAGGAAATATCCAAAGTGCTTGAAGTTTCCGAAGGAACAGTAAAATCACGTTTATTCAGGGCTAGACAGCAATTATCCGAGCTCGTCCTAGGGGAAGGAGAAGCCAAATATGAATTATCATGA
- a CDS encoding DUF2975 domain-containing protein, whose protein sequence is MKRGSTLFLRIAVILIGIPILALCIFVVPRIANFTAELYPDHTYLKYLVFIDLYAAAIPFYFALYQAYKLIGYIDKNKAFSELSVRVLKNIKYCATIISSLFVVGMPLFYLIAEKDDAPGIILIGMALIFASMVIAVFAAVLQKLLQEAIDIKSENDLTV, encoded by the coding sequence ATGAAACGTGGATCCACACTCTTTCTAAGGATAGCTGTTATTCTTATTGGAATCCCAATTCTTGCATTGTGTATATTTGTGGTACCAAGGATAGCGAATTTCACTGCAGAATTGTATCCAGATCATACTTATTTGAAATATCTCGTTTTCATCGATTTGTATGCAGCAGCGATACCTTTTTATTTTGCTTTGTATCAGGCTTATAAGCTTATAGGCTATATTGACAAGAACAAAGCTTTTTCAGAATTATCCGTGCGCGTTCTAAAGAATATAAAATACTGTGCAACCATAATCAGCAGCTTGTTTGTGGTAGGTATGCCACTCTTCTATCTGATTGCGGAGAAAGACGATGCCCCAGGTATCATACTCATCGGAATGGCACTGATTTTTGCGTCCATGGTGATTGCCGTTTTTGCTGCAGTTCTTCAAAAGCTTCTACAAGAGGCAATTGATATAAAATCTGAAAATGATTTGACGGTCTGA